The Stomoxys calcitrans chromosome 3, idStoCalc2.1, whole genome shotgun sequence genome includes a region encoding these proteins:
- the LOC106095571 gene encoding uncharacterized protein LOC106095571 isoform X2: MHPNASKIDFTVVLQISERYLQHNLCRQFFHNFGFGAYRIRHVCLGNSKKIIRPVDSTLFSINEGDTALCSYVPKTNKTAILLSTHHYTCGVDMQTGNKKPFAILHDNANKSGVDTIDQMLGTYTCKRSTNRWPLAMFYNIVDIVAFIAYNEMKPIKGSNRRRSFLLVLTKQRGTSDEQPHTQGYGTQWKHMIY, encoded by the exons attttacAGTTGTTCTTCAAATTTCGGAGAGATATTTGCAGCACAATTTATGCCGACAATTTTTTCATAACTTTGGATTTGGCGCGTATCGAATAAGACATGTGTGCCTCGggaattccaaaaaaatcatACGCCCTGTCGACAGCACATTGTTCAGCATCAACGAAGGCGATACAGCACTATGTTCATATGTGCCCAAGACGAACAAAACGGCAATTTTGCTGTCGACACATCATtatacttgcggtgtggacatgCAAACTGGAAATAAGAAGCCGTTTGCTATTTTGCATGACAATGCCAATAAATCGGGCGTTGATACAATAGACCAGATGCTTGGCACATATACATGCAAGCGCTCAACAAACCGCTGGCCATTGGCTATGTTTTATAATATAGTGGACATTGTTGCATTTATTGCATACAATGagatgaagccaataaaaggaaGTAACAGACGACGGTCATTCCTACTGGTGCTGACAAAACAAAGAGGGACGAGTGATGAACAACCGCATACCCAAGGATATGGAACGCAATGGAAGCATATGAT ATATTAA
- the LOC131995880 gene encoding uncharacterized protein LOC131995880 — translation MLETEVEDTHIYTLGLHLKYIGKTLFQHSGARLPNQLSNIALRRNVFWVKELKSLAASMDIQWPEAFPSSSLWIHRKTESQQRIYKYLDPNKAYLYLNERYTSENITWIFKARSGMISLGYNNFEENESEKMCKLCNLRETETLDHFLGICPVLREFRLAAFSKASLSFVEVLHILDGIEVGNWDKLTTYLRMAYNYRQLLLNEYH, via the exons ATGCTAGAAACGGAGGTAGAggatacacatatatataccctGGGACTGCACTTAAAATATATAGGAAAAACTCTGTTTCAGCATTCGGGCGCTAGATTGCCAAACCAGCTATCCAATATTGCATTACGCAGAAATGTCTTCTGGGTAAAAGAACTGAAATCCTTAGCTGCAAGTATGGATATTCAATGGCCTGAAGCATTTCCTTCATCAAGCCTATG GATTCACAGAAAAACGGAAAgccaacaaagaatatataaatacctGGACCCGAACAAAGCCTATCTCTATCTTAATGAGCGATACACATCAGAAAATATTACTTGGATATTTAAAGCTCGCAGTGGAATGATATCCCTGGGTTACAATAACTTTGAAGAGAATGAGTCGGAAAAAATGTGTAAGCTTTGCAACCTAAGAGAAACAGAAACTTTGGACCATTTCCTTGGAATTTGTCCGGTTCTAAGAGAATTTAGATTGGCCGCCTTTAGTAAAGCATCATTGAGCTTCGTAGAAGTACTCCATATACTAGACGGAATTGAAGTGGGAAATTGGGATAAGCTAACAACTTATTTACGAATGGCTTATAATTATCGGCAACTTTTATTAAATGAATatcattaa